A window of the Buteo buteo chromosome 8, bButBut1.hap1.1, whole genome shotgun sequence genome harbors these coding sequences:
- the SETD4 gene encoding SET domain-containing protein 4, translating into MKKSRGRTGRKRRRKHLQSFMDGVSCSHKLEYIKLKKWLKDRGFEDSNLRPAEFWDTGRGLMTTKAFQAGDLIISLPEKCLLTTGTVLSSCLGEYIMKWKPPVSPLIALCTFLIAEKHAGEKSLWKPYLDVLPKTYTCPVCLEHDVVSLLPEPLRKKAQEQRTTVQELYMSSKAFFSSLQPLFAENTGTIFNYSALEWAWCTINTRTIYMKHSQRECFSLEPDVYALAPYLDLLNHSPNVQVKAAFNEQTRSYEIRTNSQCKKYEEVFICYGPHDNQRLLLEYGFVVMDNPHSTVYVSSDILLKYFPPLDKQRNTKLSILKDHDFLENLTFGWDGPSWRLLTALKLLSLGADEFTCWRRTLLGDVISARNEQQTLNITAKICHFLIQETQHVLLQISQLKRNKENLKKHLALVEALRLEDLKILQKSAEILCNLNMAKT; encoded by the exons atgaagaaaagcagaggtcGGACAGGTcgaaagagaagaagaaaacacttgcaGAGTTTTATGGATGGAG tcagCTGCAGTCACAAGCTGGAATACATTAAACTTAAGAAGTGGCTGAAAGACAGAGGATTTGAAGACAGTAATTTAAGGCCAGCAGAGTTCTGGG ATACAGGAAGAGGACTGATGacaacaaaagcatttcag GCAGGGGATCTGATTATTTCATTGCCGGAGAAATGCTTACTCACCACGGGCACTGTCCTTAGTAGCTGCTTGGGAGAATACATTATGAA aTGGAAGCCTCCTGTATCTCCTTTGATAGCACTATGCACATTTTTAATAGCAGAGAAGCATGCTGGTGAGAAATCTCTGTGGAAGCCATATCTTGATGTTTTACCCAAGACATACACTTGCCCTGTTTGCTTGGAGCACGATGTAGTAAGCCTTCTTCCTGAACCTTTAAGAAAGAAGGCTCAGGAGCAGAGAACGACAGTCCAGGAGTTGTACATGTCTTCCAaggcttttttctcttccctgcagcCTTTGTTTGCTGAAAACACAGGAACTATTTTTAACTACAGTGCTCTAGAGTGGGCTTGGTGCACTATTAATACAAGGACAATATACATGAAACATTCACAGAGGGAATGTTTTTCTCTTGAGCCAGATGTTTATGCATTGGCGCCATATTTAGATTTGCTAAACCACAGTCCAAATGTTCAG GTAAAGGCTGCATTTAATGAGCAGACAAGAAGCTATGAAATTCGGACAAATTCACAGTgcaaaaaatatgaagaagtaTTTATCTGCTATGGGCCTCATGATAATCAGCGACTGTTACTAGAGTATGGATTTGTTGTCATGGATAACCCTCACAGCACTGTTTATGTCTCATCAG ATATTCTCCTCAAATATTTTCCACCACTGGACAAGCAGAGAAATACAAAACTTTCCATTCTAAAGGATCATGATTTCTTAGA AAACCTGACCTTTGGATGGGATGGACCGTCTTGGAGACTCCTCACAGCCCTCAAGTTGTTAAGTCTTGGAGCAGATGAATT TACTTGCTGGAGGAGAACACTGCTTGGTGATGTAATTTCAGCCAGAAACGAACAGCAGACTCTGAATATAACAGCAAAAATATGCCATTTTTTAATACAGGAGACACAGCATGTCCTTCTCCAG ATCTCCCAGTTGAAAAGGAACAAAGAGAACCTCAAAAAACACCTGGCTTTGGTAGAAGCACTACGCTTGGAAGATCTGAAGATACTACAAAAATCAGCTGAGATTCTTTGCAACTTGAATATGGCAAAAACTTGA